One genomic segment of Helianthus annuus cultivar XRQ/B chromosome 14, HanXRQr2.0-SUNRISE, whole genome shotgun sequence includes these proteins:
- the LOC110908381 gene encoding putative NAD kinase 3 isoform X1, giving the protein MKPGQIKSTEQENGLVANSEKVMVVEEEEEEGNLVEFSEAMRTVSKVLRRAAQGKASAQAEAAEWKRKYEMERARNMHLQHKGAAYNAGNCNKQKEEHLELVSQRCCGENGICSHEVLRDSKEEDSCSDTKITKKASFKLQWCSSGDNDDQHKHDIVSFEKGHITTAERSSKQISLKWESPPQTVLILTKPNSTSVKLLCAEMVRWLTEKRKLNIYVEPRVRTELVTESSYYNFAQTWNDDKEFWLLHEIVDLVITLGGDGTVLWAASMFKGPVPPVVPFSLGSLGFMTPFYSERYKECLKSILQGGMSITLRHRLQCHVVREAAENENEGGPILVLNEVTIDRGISSFLTNLECYCDNSFVTCVQGDGLILSTTSGSTAYSLAAGGSMVHPQVPGILFTPICPHSLSFRPLILPEHVTLRIQVPFNSRGHAWVSFDGKDRKQLAPGDALVCSMSAWPVPTVCRVDSTSDFLHSIHDGLHWNLRKTQSFDGLRDCFGCCTLGDRRVVFSRGAESVLREAC; this is encoded by the exons ATGAAACCTGGGCAGATTAAGTCTACA GAACAGGAAAATGGTTTAGTTGCAAACTCGGAGAAAGTGATGGTTgttgaggaggaggaggaggagggtaATCTTGTAGAGTTTTCAGAGGCCATGAGAA CTGTCAGCAAGGTCCTAAGACGGGCGGCACAAGGTAAAGCTTCTGCTCAAGCTGAGGCTGCTGAATGGAAACGCAAATACGAAATGGAGAGGGCCCGCAATATGCACTTACAGCACAAAG GAGCGGCATATAATGCGGGCAACTGCAACAAGCAGAAAGAAGAGCATTTGGAACTGGTATCTCAAAGGTGCTGTGGGGAAAATGGGATTTGTTCTCATGAGGTTTTGCGGGACAGCAAGGAAGAGGACTCTTGCTCCGATACTAAAATTACGAAAAAG GCATCATTTAAACTGCAATGGTGTAGCAGTGGTGATAACGATGACCAACATAAACATGACATTGTCTCGTTCGAAAAGGGACATATAACTACAGCAGAGCGCAGCAGTAAACAA aTTTCTTTGAAATGGGAATCTCCTCCTCAAACTGTGCTTATATTGACAAAACCAAATTCAACTTCAGTTAAATTGCTTTGTGCAGAAATGGTCAG GTGGTTGACGGAGAAAAGAAAGTTGAACATTTATGTTGAACCACGAGTAAGAACCGAACTTGTAACTGAATCTTCATACTACAACTTTGCACAGACCTGGAATGATG ACAAGGAGTTTTGGCTTCTGCATGAGATAGTTGATCTAGTGATAACTCTTGGTGGAGATGGGACAGTGCTTTGG GCTGCTTCCATGTTTAAAGGACCCGTTCCTCCAGTTGTTCCGTTTTCTTTAGGTTCCTTGGGTTTCATGACCCCATTTT ATAGTGAGCGCTACAAAGAGTGCCTTAAATCAATACTGCAGGGTGGTATGAGCATCACACTACGGCACCGGTTACAGTGCCATGTGGTTCGAGAAGCAGCTGAAAATGAAAATGAAGGGGGGCCTATACTTGTGCTAAATGAGGTTACAATTGATCGTGGGATATCATCGTTCCTTACGAACCTGGAGTGTTATTGTGATAACTCATTTGTGACATGTGTACAAGGAGATGGCTTGATCTTATCAACAACGTCTGGAAGCACCGCGTACTCCCTTGCAGCTGGAGGATCAATGGTTCATCCACAG GTTCCTGGCATCTTATTCACTCCAATATGTCCACACTCGCTATCTTTCAGACCTCTGATATTACCTGAACATGTAACACTTAGGATTCAAGTACCCTTCAACAGCAGAGGTCATGCATGGGTATCCTTTGATGGTAAGGACAGAAAACAGTTGGCGCCTGGAGATGCACTTGTTTGTAGCATGTCTGCTTGGCCGGTCCCCACTGTTTGTCGAGTTGATTCCACCAGCGACTTCTTACACAGCATCCATGACGGTCTTCATTGGAACTTGAGGAAGACCCAGTCCTTTGATGGCCTTCGCG actgcttcggttgttgtaccctgggagacagacgcgtcgtctttagtagaggcgcggaatctgttttaagggaagcgtgttga
- the LOC110908381 gene encoding putative NAD kinase 3 isoform X3: protein MKPGQIKSTEQENGLVANSEKVMVVEEEEEEGNLVEFSEAMRTVSKVLRRAAQGKASAQAEAAEWKRKYEMERARNMHLQHKGAAYNAGNCNKQKEEHLELVSQRCCGENGICSHEVLRDSKEEDSCSDTKITKKASFKLQWCSSGDNDDQHKHDIVSFEKGHITTAERSSKQISLKWESPPQTVLILTKPNSTSVKLLCAEMVRWLTEKRKLNIYVEPRVRTELVTESSYYNFAQTWNDDKEFWLLHEIVDLVITLGGDGTVLWAASMFKGPVPPVVPFSLGSLGFMTPFYSERYKECLKSILQGGMSITLRHRLQCHVVREAAENENEGGPILVLNEVTIDRGISSFLTNLECYCDNSFVTCVQGDGLILSTTSGSTAYSLAAGGSMVHPQVPGILFTPICPHSLSFRPLILPEHVTLRIQVPFNSRGHAWVSFDGKDRKQLAPGDALVCSMSAWPVPTVCRVDSTSDFLHSIHDGLHWNLRKTQSFDGLRGNYCTRRRGSRLR, encoded by the exons ATGAAACCTGGGCAGATTAAGTCTACA GAACAGGAAAATGGTTTAGTTGCAAACTCGGAGAAAGTGATGGTTgttgaggaggaggaggaggagggtaATCTTGTAGAGTTTTCAGAGGCCATGAGAA CTGTCAGCAAGGTCCTAAGACGGGCGGCACAAGGTAAAGCTTCTGCTCAAGCTGAGGCTGCTGAATGGAAACGCAAATACGAAATGGAGAGGGCCCGCAATATGCACTTACAGCACAAAG GAGCGGCATATAATGCGGGCAACTGCAACAAGCAGAAAGAAGAGCATTTGGAACTGGTATCTCAAAGGTGCTGTGGGGAAAATGGGATTTGTTCTCATGAGGTTTTGCGGGACAGCAAGGAAGAGGACTCTTGCTCCGATACTAAAATTACGAAAAAG GCATCATTTAAACTGCAATGGTGTAGCAGTGGTGATAACGATGACCAACATAAACATGACATTGTCTCGTTCGAAAAGGGACATATAACTACAGCAGAGCGCAGCAGTAAACAA aTTTCTTTGAAATGGGAATCTCCTCCTCAAACTGTGCTTATATTGACAAAACCAAATTCAACTTCAGTTAAATTGCTTTGTGCAGAAATGGTCAG GTGGTTGACGGAGAAAAGAAAGTTGAACATTTATGTTGAACCACGAGTAAGAACCGAACTTGTAACTGAATCTTCATACTACAACTTTGCACAGACCTGGAATGATG ACAAGGAGTTTTGGCTTCTGCATGAGATAGTTGATCTAGTGATAACTCTTGGTGGAGATGGGACAGTGCTTTGG GCTGCTTCCATGTTTAAAGGACCCGTTCCTCCAGTTGTTCCGTTTTCTTTAGGTTCCTTGGGTTTCATGACCCCATTTT ATAGTGAGCGCTACAAAGAGTGCCTTAAATCAATACTGCAGGGTGGTATGAGCATCACACTACGGCACCGGTTACAGTGCCATGTGGTTCGAGAAGCAGCTGAAAATGAAAATGAAGGGGGGCCTATACTTGTGCTAAATGAGGTTACAATTGATCGTGGGATATCATCGTTCCTTACGAACCTGGAGTGTTATTGTGATAACTCATTTGTGACATGTGTACAAGGAGATGGCTTGATCTTATCAACAACGTCTGGAAGCACCGCGTACTCCCTTGCAGCTGGAGGATCAATGGTTCATCCACAG GTTCCTGGCATCTTATTCACTCCAATATGTCCACACTCGCTATCTTTCAGACCTCTGATATTACCTGAACATGTAACACTTAGGATTCAAGTACCCTTCAACAGCAGAGGTCATGCATGGGTATCCTTTGATGGTAAGGACAGAAAACAGTTGGCGCCTGGAGATGCACTTGTTTGTAGCATGTCTGCTTGGCCGGTCCCCACTGTTTGTCGAGTTGATTCCACCAGCGACTTCTTACACAGCATCCATGACGGTCTTCATTGGAACTTGAGGAAGACCCAGTCCTTTGATGGCCTTCGCG GAAATTATTGTACAAGAAGACGTGGTTCAAGACTTCGTTGA
- the LOC110908381 gene encoding putative NAD kinase 3 isoform X2, whose amino-acid sequence MKPGQIKSTEQENGLVANSEKVMVVEEEEEEGNLVEFSEAMRTVSKVLRRAAQGKASAQAEAAEWKRKYEMERARNMHLQHKGAAYNAGNCNKQKEEHLELVSQRCCGENGICSHEVLRDSKEEDSCSDTKITKKASFKLQWCSSGDNDDQHKHDIVSFEKGHITTAERSSKQISLKWESPPQTVLILTKPNSTSVKLLCAEMVRWLTEKRKLNIYVEPRVRTELVTESSYYNFAQTWNDDKEFWLLHEIVDLVITLGGDGTVLWAASMFKGPVPPVVPFSLGSLGFMTPFYSERYKECLKSILQGGMSITLRHRLQCHVVREAAENENEGGPILVLNEVTIDRGISSFLTNLECYCDNSFVTCVQGDGLILSTTSGSTAYSLAAGGSMVHPQVPGILFTPICPHSLSFRPLILPEHVTLRIQVPFNSRGHAWVSFDGKDRKQLAPGDALVCSMSAWPVPTVCRVDSTSDFLHSIHDGLHWNLRKTQSFDGLRVQTASVVVPWETDASSLVEARNLF is encoded by the exons ATGAAACCTGGGCAGATTAAGTCTACA GAACAGGAAAATGGTTTAGTTGCAAACTCGGAGAAAGTGATGGTTgttgaggaggaggaggaggagggtaATCTTGTAGAGTTTTCAGAGGCCATGAGAA CTGTCAGCAAGGTCCTAAGACGGGCGGCACAAGGTAAAGCTTCTGCTCAAGCTGAGGCTGCTGAATGGAAACGCAAATACGAAATGGAGAGGGCCCGCAATATGCACTTACAGCACAAAG GAGCGGCATATAATGCGGGCAACTGCAACAAGCAGAAAGAAGAGCATTTGGAACTGGTATCTCAAAGGTGCTGTGGGGAAAATGGGATTTGTTCTCATGAGGTTTTGCGGGACAGCAAGGAAGAGGACTCTTGCTCCGATACTAAAATTACGAAAAAG GCATCATTTAAACTGCAATGGTGTAGCAGTGGTGATAACGATGACCAACATAAACATGACATTGTCTCGTTCGAAAAGGGACATATAACTACAGCAGAGCGCAGCAGTAAACAA aTTTCTTTGAAATGGGAATCTCCTCCTCAAACTGTGCTTATATTGACAAAACCAAATTCAACTTCAGTTAAATTGCTTTGTGCAGAAATGGTCAG GTGGTTGACGGAGAAAAGAAAGTTGAACATTTATGTTGAACCACGAGTAAGAACCGAACTTGTAACTGAATCTTCATACTACAACTTTGCACAGACCTGGAATGATG ACAAGGAGTTTTGGCTTCTGCATGAGATAGTTGATCTAGTGATAACTCTTGGTGGAGATGGGACAGTGCTTTGG GCTGCTTCCATGTTTAAAGGACCCGTTCCTCCAGTTGTTCCGTTTTCTTTAGGTTCCTTGGGTTTCATGACCCCATTTT ATAGTGAGCGCTACAAAGAGTGCCTTAAATCAATACTGCAGGGTGGTATGAGCATCACACTACGGCACCGGTTACAGTGCCATGTGGTTCGAGAAGCAGCTGAAAATGAAAATGAAGGGGGGCCTATACTTGTGCTAAATGAGGTTACAATTGATCGTGGGATATCATCGTTCCTTACGAACCTGGAGTGTTATTGTGATAACTCATTTGTGACATGTGTACAAGGAGATGGCTTGATCTTATCAACAACGTCTGGAAGCACCGCGTACTCCCTTGCAGCTGGAGGATCAATGGTTCATCCACAG GTTCCTGGCATCTTATTCACTCCAATATGTCCACACTCGCTATCTTTCAGACCTCTGATATTACCTGAACATGTAACACTTAGGATTCAAGTACCCTTCAACAGCAGAGGTCATGCATGGGTATCCTTTGATGGTAAGGACAGAAAACAGTTGGCGCCTGGAGATGCACTTGTTTGTAGCATGTCTGCTTGGCCGGTCCCCACTGTTTGTCGAGTTGATTCCACCAGCGACTTCTTACACAGCATCCATGACGGTCTTCATTGGAACTTGAGGAAGACCCAGTCCTTTGATGGCCTTCGCG tacagactgcttcggttgttgtaccctgggagacagacgcgtcgtctttagtagaggcgcggaatctgttttaa
- the LOC110908381 gene encoding probable NAD kinase 1 isoform X4 has protein sequence MVVEEEEEEGNLVEFSEAMRTVSKVLRRAAQGKASAQAEAAEWKRKYEMERARNMHLQHKGAAYNAGNCNKQKEEHLELVSQRCCGENGICSHEVLRDSKEEDSCSDTKITKKASFKLQWCSSGDNDDQHKHDIVSFEKGHITTAERSSKQISLKWESPPQTVLILTKPNSTSVKLLCAEMVRWLTEKRKLNIYVEPRVRTELVTESSYYNFAQTWNDDKEFWLLHEIVDLVITLGGDGTVLWAASMFKGPVPPVVPFSLGSLGFMTPFYSERYKECLKSILQGGMSITLRHRLQCHVVREAAENENEGGPILVLNEVTIDRGISSFLTNLECYCDNSFVTCVQGDGLILSTTSGSTAYSLAAGGSMVHPQVPGILFTPICPHSLSFRPLILPEHVTLRIQVPFNSRGHAWVSFDGKDRKQLAPGDALVCSMSAWPVPTVCRVDSTSDFLHSIHDGLHWNLRKTQSFDGLRDCFGCCTLGDRRVVFSRGAESVLREAC, from the exons ATGGTTgttgaggaggaggaggaggagggtaATCTTGTAGAGTTTTCAGAGGCCATGAGAA CTGTCAGCAAGGTCCTAAGACGGGCGGCACAAGGTAAAGCTTCTGCTCAAGCTGAGGCTGCTGAATGGAAACGCAAATACGAAATGGAGAGGGCCCGCAATATGCACTTACAGCACAAAG GAGCGGCATATAATGCGGGCAACTGCAACAAGCAGAAAGAAGAGCATTTGGAACTGGTATCTCAAAGGTGCTGTGGGGAAAATGGGATTTGTTCTCATGAGGTTTTGCGGGACAGCAAGGAAGAGGACTCTTGCTCCGATACTAAAATTACGAAAAAG GCATCATTTAAACTGCAATGGTGTAGCAGTGGTGATAACGATGACCAACATAAACATGACATTGTCTCGTTCGAAAAGGGACATATAACTACAGCAGAGCGCAGCAGTAAACAA aTTTCTTTGAAATGGGAATCTCCTCCTCAAACTGTGCTTATATTGACAAAACCAAATTCAACTTCAGTTAAATTGCTTTGTGCAGAAATGGTCAG GTGGTTGACGGAGAAAAGAAAGTTGAACATTTATGTTGAACCACGAGTAAGAACCGAACTTGTAACTGAATCTTCATACTACAACTTTGCACAGACCTGGAATGATG ACAAGGAGTTTTGGCTTCTGCATGAGATAGTTGATCTAGTGATAACTCTTGGTGGAGATGGGACAGTGCTTTGG GCTGCTTCCATGTTTAAAGGACCCGTTCCTCCAGTTGTTCCGTTTTCTTTAGGTTCCTTGGGTTTCATGACCCCATTTT ATAGTGAGCGCTACAAAGAGTGCCTTAAATCAATACTGCAGGGTGGTATGAGCATCACACTACGGCACCGGTTACAGTGCCATGTGGTTCGAGAAGCAGCTGAAAATGAAAATGAAGGGGGGCCTATACTTGTGCTAAATGAGGTTACAATTGATCGTGGGATATCATCGTTCCTTACGAACCTGGAGTGTTATTGTGATAACTCATTTGTGACATGTGTACAAGGAGATGGCTTGATCTTATCAACAACGTCTGGAAGCACCGCGTACTCCCTTGCAGCTGGAGGATCAATGGTTCATCCACAG GTTCCTGGCATCTTATTCACTCCAATATGTCCACACTCGCTATCTTTCAGACCTCTGATATTACCTGAACATGTAACACTTAGGATTCAAGTACCCTTCAACAGCAGAGGTCATGCATGGGTATCCTTTGATGGTAAGGACAGAAAACAGTTGGCGCCTGGAGATGCACTTGTTTGTAGCATGTCTGCTTGGCCGGTCCCCACTGTTTGTCGAGTTGATTCCACCAGCGACTTCTTACACAGCATCCATGACGGTCTTCATTGGAACTTGAGGAAGACCCAGTCCTTTGATGGCCTTCGCG actgcttcggttgttgtaccctgggagacagacgcgtcgtctttagtagaggcgcggaatctgttttaagggaagcgtgttga
- the LOC110908381 gene encoding probable NAD kinase 1 isoform X5, protein MERARNMHLQHKGAAYNAGNCNKQKEEHLELVSQRCCGENGICSHEVLRDSKEEDSCSDTKITKKASFKLQWCSSGDNDDQHKHDIVSFEKGHITTAERSSKQISLKWESPPQTVLILTKPNSTSVKLLCAEMVRWLTEKRKLNIYVEPRVRTELVTESSYYNFAQTWNDDKEFWLLHEIVDLVITLGGDGTVLWAASMFKGPVPPVVPFSLGSLGFMTPFYSERYKECLKSILQGGMSITLRHRLQCHVVREAAENENEGGPILVLNEVTIDRGISSFLTNLECYCDNSFVTCVQGDGLILSTTSGSTAYSLAAGGSMVHPQVPGILFTPICPHSLSFRPLILPEHVTLRIQVPFNSRGHAWVSFDGKDRKQLAPGDALVCSMSAWPVPTVCRVDSTSDFLHSIHDGLHWNLRKTQSFDGLRDCFGCCTLGDRRVVFSRGAESVLREAC, encoded by the exons ATGGAGAGGGCCCGCAATATGCACTTACAGCACAAAG GAGCGGCATATAATGCGGGCAACTGCAACAAGCAGAAAGAAGAGCATTTGGAACTGGTATCTCAAAGGTGCTGTGGGGAAAATGGGATTTGTTCTCATGAGGTTTTGCGGGACAGCAAGGAAGAGGACTCTTGCTCCGATACTAAAATTACGAAAAAG GCATCATTTAAACTGCAATGGTGTAGCAGTGGTGATAACGATGACCAACATAAACATGACATTGTCTCGTTCGAAAAGGGACATATAACTACAGCAGAGCGCAGCAGTAAACAA aTTTCTTTGAAATGGGAATCTCCTCCTCAAACTGTGCTTATATTGACAAAACCAAATTCAACTTCAGTTAAATTGCTTTGTGCAGAAATGGTCAG GTGGTTGACGGAGAAAAGAAAGTTGAACATTTATGTTGAACCACGAGTAAGAACCGAACTTGTAACTGAATCTTCATACTACAACTTTGCACAGACCTGGAATGATG ACAAGGAGTTTTGGCTTCTGCATGAGATAGTTGATCTAGTGATAACTCTTGGTGGAGATGGGACAGTGCTTTGG GCTGCTTCCATGTTTAAAGGACCCGTTCCTCCAGTTGTTCCGTTTTCTTTAGGTTCCTTGGGTTTCATGACCCCATTTT ATAGTGAGCGCTACAAAGAGTGCCTTAAATCAATACTGCAGGGTGGTATGAGCATCACACTACGGCACCGGTTACAGTGCCATGTGGTTCGAGAAGCAGCTGAAAATGAAAATGAAGGGGGGCCTATACTTGTGCTAAATGAGGTTACAATTGATCGTGGGATATCATCGTTCCTTACGAACCTGGAGTGTTATTGTGATAACTCATTTGTGACATGTGTACAAGGAGATGGCTTGATCTTATCAACAACGTCTGGAAGCACCGCGTACTCCCTTGCAGCTGGAGGATCAATGGTTCATCCACAG GTTCCTGGCATCTTATTCACTCCAATATGTCCACACTCGCTATCTTTCAGACCTCTGATATTACCTGAACATGTAACACTTAGGATTCAAGTACCCTTCAACAGCAGAGGTCATGCATGGGTATCCTTTGATGGTAAGGACAGAAAACAGTTGGCGCCTGGAGATGCACTTGTTTGTAGCATGTCTGCTTGGCCGGTCCCCACTGTTTGTCGAGTTGATTCCACCAGCGACTTCTTACACAGCATCCATGACGGTCTTCATTGGAACTTGAGGAAGACCCAGTCCTTTGATGGCCTTCGCG actgcttcggttgttgtaccctgggagacagacgcgtcgtctttagtagaggcgcggaatctgttttaagggaagcgtgttga